The following are encoded in a window of Microbacterium sp. LWO13-1.2 genomic DNA:
- a CDS encoding multidrug ABC transporter ATPase encodes MSTHSSGPDVPVRQVDRILAFSALGLAAASVLCFFAIIIGSAVGMDQAAFGEGLWPLVAGIPLWGLPVAFVMIIALLVMSFIRKGRAASRS; translated from the coding sequence ATGAGCACGCACAGTTCCGGACCGGATGTTCCGGTCCGTCAGGTCGACCGGATCCTGGCGTTCAGCGCGCTCGGGCTTGCCGCCGCATCCGTGCTCTGCTTCTTCGCGATCATCATCGGCAGCGCCGTCGGCATGGATCAGGCCGCGTTCGGCGAAGGCCTCTGGCCGCTCGTCGCCGGCATCCCGCTCTGGGGTCTTCCGGTCGCCTTCGTGATGATCATCGCGCTGCTCGTGATGAGCTTCATACGCAAGGGACGCGCGGCTTCGCGGTCCTGA
- a CDS encoding HAMP domain-containing sensor histidine kinase codes for MAHQPDAVTHWWRRISLRAKVTGVTVAVLALGLLLAGIGTVPMLRNSLIENIDAQLPSLVSSDITGRYFDVVTTDGQTSYTQLETPRDFSFAVYDHEGRLAATAGNGPSPNFPTKYSLQRATADLDRKFTLTGDGGSSFRAAVAVVQGDDGPLRVQLVAMPLDEVDRIIGQYFGIYTTVALITIFLAALLTRGLVTLTFRRLGQVESTAMSIAAGDFSQRLTDLEPTTEVGRLNAAINTMLDRVDGSLAQRDRTVRHMRRFIGDASHELRTPLVSVRGYAELYRMGAIRGDEDTARAMERIEKEAIRMGVLVEDLLALARLDEEREPEIEALDLRPIARDAALDLRAAAPGRTVTVVDLTGKAASAPPTYTVTVRPDAHSAAPRGLAGATLARLRRKPRGSADAVPAIDFTESADLPVRTPPIVLGEENKVRQVVTNLLGNARRFSPEDGPIEIVVDTDRVRGTGSIAVVDHGEGIPPQIREQIFERFWRADTSRARETGGAGLGLAIVASIVKALHGSVAVSETAGGGATFTVTLPLAPARATPAHLMEDTQPLDRLDL; via the coding sequence ATGGCACACCAGCCGGACGCGGTCACCCACTGGTGGCGCCGCATCAGCCTGCGGGCGAAAGTCACCGGAGTCACCGTCGCGGTGCTCGCCCTCGGCCTGCTCCTTGCGGGAATCGGAACGGTGCCGATGCTGCGCAACTCCCTCATCGAGAACATCGACGCCCAGCTGCCTTCCCTGGTCTCCAGCGATATCACCGGGCGCTACTTCGACGTCGTCACCACCGACGGCCAGACCAGCTACACGCAGCTGGAGACACCACGCGACTTCTCCTTCGCCGTCTACGACCACGAAGGACGGCTGGCGGCAACGGCGGGGAACGGCCCCTCGCCGAACTTCCCCACGAAGTACTCCCTGCAGCGCGCCACGGCAGACCTGGACCGCAAGTTCACGCTCACGGGAGACGGGGGCAGCTCGTTCCGCGCCGCGGTCGCCGTGGTGCAGGGTGACGATGGCCCGCTTCGCGTACAGCTGGTCGCGATGCCGCTGGACGAAGTGGACCGGATCATAGGACAGTACTTCGGCATCTACACGACCGTCGCACTGATCACCATCTTCCTCGCGGCGCTGCTCACGCGAGGGCTGGTGACCCTCACGTTCCGCCGACTCGGCCAGGTGGAATCGACGGCGATGTCGATCGCAGCCGGTGATTTCAGCCAGCGTCTCACCGATCTCGAGCCGACGACGGAAGTCGGCCGGCTCAACGCCGCGATCAACACCATGCTCGACCGCGTCGACGGCTCGCTCGCCCAACGGGATCGCACGGTGCGGCACATGCGCCGCTTCATCGGAGACGCCAGCCACGAGCTGCGCACACCGCTCGTCAGCGTCCGCGGCTATGCCGAGCTGTACCGGATGGGCGCGATCCGCGGCGACGAGGACACCGCGCGCGCCATGGAGCGCATCGAGAAGGAGGCCATCCGGATGGGCGTGCTCGTCGAGGATCTCCTCGCACTCGCCCGACTGGACGAGGAGCGCGAACCGGAGATCGAAGCCCTCGATCTCCGGCCGATCGCCCGCGACGCCGCCCTGGATCTGCGTGCAGCCGCCCCAGGGCGGACGGTCACGGTGGTCGACCTCACGGGGAAGGCGGCATCCGCACCACCGACGTACACCGTCACGGTACGCCCGGACGCGCACTCGGCAGCACCCCGCGGGCTCGCGGGCGCCACCCTCGCCCGACTCCGCAGGAAACCGCGCGGCTCCGCTGATGCGGTGCCGGCGATCGATTTCACCGAGTCGGCCGACCTTCCCGTGCGCACGCCGCCGATCGTGCTGGGCGAGGAGAACAAGGTGCGCCAGGTGGTGACCAACCTGCTCGGCAACGCTCGCCGGTTCTCCCCCGAGGACGGCCCGATCGAGATCGTCGTCGACACGGATCGCGTGCGCGGGACCGGCAGCATCGCGGTCGTCGATCACGGCGAAGGCATTCCCCCGCAGATTCGCGAGCAGATCTTCGAGCGGTTCTGGCGGGCTGACACCTCGCGTGCCAGAGAGACCGGTGGCGCCGGCCTGGGCCTGGCGATCGTCGCATCGATCGTCAAGGCGCTGCATGGTTCGGTCGCCGTCTCCGAGACGGCAGGCGGCGGCGCCACCTTCACGGTCACCCTGCCCCTGGCGCCGGCCAGAGCGACGCCCGCGCACCTGATGGAGGACACGCAGCCGCTGGACCGGCTCGACCTGTAG
- the groL gene encoding chaperonin GroEL (60 kDa chaperone family; promotes refolding of misfolded polypeptides especially under stressful conditions; forms two stacked rings of heptamers to form a barrel-shaped 14mer; ends can be capped by GroES; misfolded proteins enter the barrel where they are refolded when GroES binds), producing MAKIIAFDEEARRGLERGLNILADAVKVTLGPRGRNVVLEKKWGAPTITNDGVSIAKEIELDDPFEKIGAELVKEVAKKTDDVAGDGTTTATVLAQALVREGLRNVAAGADPISLKRGIEKAVAAITAELLSSAKEIESKEQIAATASISAADPAIGELIAEAIDKVGKEGVVTVEESQTFGTELELTEGMRFDKGYLNPYFVTDPERQEAVFEDAYILIANQKISSIKDLLPIVDKVIQDGKELVIIAEDVEGEALATLVLNKLKGIFKSVAVKAPGFGDRRKAQLQDIAILTGAQVITEEVGLKLESATLDLLGRARKVIVTKDETTIIEGAGEADQIEGRVTQIRREIENTDSDYDREKLQERLAKLAGGVAVIKAGAATEVELKERKHRIEDAVRNAKAAVEEGIVPGGGVALIQAGTKALATLELTGDEATGANIVRVAIEAPLKQIALNAGLEPGVVANKVAGLPAGHGLNAATGEYGDLFAQGIIDPAKVTRSALQNAASIAALFLTTEVVVADKPEKAGAPMGDPSGGMDF from the coding sequence ATGGCAAAGATCATCGCTTTCGATGAGGAGGCCCGCCGCGGCCTCGAGCGTGGCCTGAACATCCTCGCCGACGCTGTCAAGGTGACCCTCGGCCCGCGCGGCCGCAACGTCGTGCTTGAGAAGAAGTGGGGCGCCCCCACGATCACGAACGACGGCGTGTCCATCGCCAAGGAGATCGAGCTGGACGACCCGTTCGAGAAGATCGGTGCGGAGCTCGTCAAGGAGGTCGCCAAGAAGACCGACGACGTCGCAGGTGACGGAACCACCACCGCGACCGTTCTCGCTCAGGCGCTCGTCCGCGAGGGCCTGCGCAACGTCGCAGCCGGCGCTGACCCGATCTCGCTCAAGCGCGGCATCGAGAAGGCCGTCGCCGCGATCACCGCGGAACTGCTCTCCAGCGCCAAGGAGATCGAGTCGAAGGAGCAGATCGCCGCGACGGCGTCCATCTCCGCCGCTGACCCCGCGATCGGCGAGCTCATCGCCGAGGCGATCGACAAGGTCGGCAAGGAGGGTGTCGTCACCGTCGAGGAGTCGCAGACCTTCGGCACCGAGCTCGAGCTCACCGAGGGCATGCGCTTCGACAAGGGCTACCTGAACCCGTACTTCGTCACCGACCCGGAGCGCCAGGAGGCGGTCTTCGAGGACGCGTACATCCTGATCGCGAACCAGAAGATCTCCAGCATCAAGGACCTTCTGCCCATCGTCGACAAGGTGATCCAGGACGGCAAGGAGCTCGTCATCATCGCCGAAGACGTCGAGGGTGAGGCTCTCGCGACTCTGGTGCTGAACAAGCTCAAGGGCATCTTCAAGTCGGTCGCCGTCAAGGCTCCCGGCTTCGGCGACCGCCGCAAGGCGCAGCTGCAGGACATCGCGATCCTCACCGGCGCCCAGGTCATCACCGAAGAGGTCGGCCTCAAGCTGGAGAGCGCCACGCTCGACCTGCTGGGTCGCGCTCGCAAGGTCATCGTCACCAAGGACGAGACGACCATCATCGAGGGTGCCGGCGAAGCTGACCAGATCGAGGGTCGGGTCACGCAGATCCGTCGCGAGATCGAGAACACCGACAGCGACTACGACCGCGAGAAGCTCCAGGAGCGTCTCGCCAAGCTCGCAGGTGGCGTCGCCGTCATCAAGGCGGGAGCGGCAACCGAGGTCGAGCTCAAGGAGCGCAAGCACCGCATCGAGGACGCCGTTCGCAACGCGAAGGCTGCCGTCGAAGAGGGCATCGTCCCCGGTGGTGGCGTCGCGCTGATCCAGGCCGGCACCAAGGCTCTGGCCACGCTCGAGCTCACGGGTGACGAGGCGACCGGTGCCAACATCGTCCGCGTCGCCATCGAGGCTCCGCTCAAGCAGATCGCGCTGAACGCCGGTCTCGAGCCGGGCGTCGTCGCGAACAAGGTCGCCGGCCTGCCCGCAGGTCACGGCCTCAACGCCGCGACCGGCGAGTACGGTGACCTGTTCGCACAGGGCATCATCGACCCCGCCAAGGTGACCCGCTCGGCGCTGCAGAACGCAGCCTCGATCGCGGCTCTCTTCCTCACCACCGAGGTCGTCGTCGCCGACAAGCCTGAGAAGGCCGGCGCTCCGATGGGTGACCCGTCGGGCGGCATGGACTTCTGA
- a CDS encoding helicase-associated domain-containing protein, giving the protein MSTHARPLADWLAAASDAELADLFAARGIRADAPWHDFFDAAEALLEPASLARMLPQLTLREAIGLRSAADGVDAGPERAGLTALALLRPDGTPYPPVLAVVAGLRIPTDAGGDPPTPASAENAAHAAERAFTTVTSLADLLLHARETPLALLATGGISAGEKRLLAEAGVPAESIDALLGIAVDADLVRADGRKLRVSADTEHWLHAGVGDRWGRLAMGFLRALPRGLRRDAAGWPDLSVWPNAHPWDPTWPDRCAVLLERARLLGLIADDGSEPEWTVPLRERGEVDAEALTGVLPAEVDRIFLQNDLSAIAPGPLAPALDVRLRTIAARESAAQASSYRFTVESIAHALASGETEDSILEFLGSLSLTGIPQPLSYLIVQTAQRHGLVRVSADAATGRTRIDSVDGHLIDAMAVDQTLRPLALSRVGASLASRVGRDTVYWALTDARYPATLVGADGTVLTADRHPATTGPVAVIADYSPLLARLRAQQGPDADAAWLDRELEAAVRAKAVLQVTVGMPDGSTRDLLLEATGLGGGRLRGRDRAADVERTLPVSSIRAAFVVEQ; this is encoded by the coding sequence ATGAGCACTCACGCGCGCCCGCTTGCTGATTGGCTGGCCGCGGCGAGCGATGCGGAGCTTGCTGATCTCTTCGCCGCGCGCGGCATCCGAGCGGATGCTCCATGGCATGACTTCTTCGACGCCGCCGAGGCGCTGCTCGAACCCGCGTCACTGGCGCGGATGCTGCCTCAGCTGACCCTGCGCGAGGCCATCGGGCTGCGGAGTGCGGCCGACGGTGTCGACGCCGGCCCGGAGCGCGCTGGGTTGACGGCACTGGCGCTGCTCCGTCCGGACGGGACTCCGTATCCGCCTGTTCTCGCGGTCGTCGCGGGCCTGCGGATCCCCACGGACGCCGGCGGAGATCCGCCGACACCGGCTTCGGCCGAGAATGCCGCGCATGCGGCCGAGCGCGCGTTCACTACGGTCACCTCGCTGGCCGATCTGCTGCTCCACGCGCGAGAGACCCCTCTGGCGCTGCTCGCCACCGGCGGGATCAGCGCCGGCGAGAAGCGTCTGCTGGCGGAAGCCGGGGTGCCTGCGGAGTCCATCGATGCCCTGCTGGGGATCGCCGTCGACGCAGATCTGGTCCGCGCCGACGGGCGAAAGCTCCGTGTCTCCGCGGATACCGAGCATTGGCTGCACGCCGGCGTCGGCGACCGCTGGGGACGCCTGGCGATGGGGTTCCTCCGCGCGCTGCCGCGCGGGCTCCGCCGGGATGCCGCCGGTTGGCCCGATCTCTCCGTCTGGCCGAACGCGCATCCGTGGGATCCGACCTGGCCCGATCGCTGCGCGGTACTGCTCGAGCGCGCCCGGCTCCTCGGCCTGATCGCCGACGACGGCAGCGAACCCGAATGGACCGTACCGCTGCGCGAACGCGGAGAGGTCGACGCCGAGGCGTTGACCGGCGTGCTCCCCGCCGAGGTCGACCGCATCTTCCTGCAGAACGATCTCAGCGCGATCGCCCCCGGCCCGCTCGCGCCCGCACTCGACGTGCGCCTGCGCACGATCGCTGCCAGAGAATCGGCGGCGCAGGCGTCGTCGTACCGTTTCACCGTCGAATCGATCGCTCATGCGCTGGCCTCCGGCGAGACCGAGGATTCGATCCTCGAGTTCCTCGGATCGCTCTCGCTCACCGGTATCCCGCAGCCTCTGAGCTATCTCATCGTGCAGACCGCTCAGCGCCACGGCCTGGTGCGAGTATCGGCCGATGCCGCAACCGGGCGCACGCGCATCGACAGCGTCGACGGTCATCTGATCGACGCGATGGCCGTCGACCAGACCCTGCGACCCCTGGCTCTCAGCAGGGTCGGCGCATCTCTGGCCTCTCGCGTCGGGCGCGACACCGTCTACTGGGCCCTCACGGACGCCCGCTACCCCGCGACGCTCGTCGGCGCGGACGGGACCGTCCTGACGGCCGACAGGCATCCGGCGACGACGGGACCCGTCGCCGTCATCGCGGATTATTCGCCGCTGCTTGCTCGATTGCGAGCGCAGCAGGGACCGGATGCCGACGCCGCCTGGCTCGACCGAGAGCTGGAGGCGGCCGTCCGCGCCAAGGCCGTCCTGCAGGTGACCGTCGGCATGCCCGACGGGTCGACACGGGACCTGCTGTTGGAAGCCACCGGACTGGGCGGCGGACGCCTGCGCGGACGCGACCGTGCCGCCGATGTCGAGCGGACGTTGCCGGTCTCCAGCATCCGCGCGGCTTTCGTCGTCGAGCAGTGA
- a CDS encoding DNA repair helicase XPB, with protein MSDGPLIVQSDRTVLLEVAHAEAESARHELAIFAELERAPEHIHTYRITRLGLWNARAAGHTAEDMLETLDRWSRFPVPPSVAVDLRETVNRYGRLVIERDEEGTLILRSSDPAVLTQIANNRRIQPLLIGHPTPDTFVVDAWARGQIKQELLKIGWPAEDLAGYTPGTPHPIELTEDGWQIRPYQQDAVDAFSKDGSGVVVLPCGAGKTIVGAGAMAATKTTTLILVTNTVSARQWRDELLKRTSLTPEEIGEYSGQAKEVKPVTIATYQILTAKRKGEYAHLALLDALDWGLIVYDEVHLLPAPVFKLTADLQARRRVGLTATLVREDGREGDVFSLIGPKRFDAPWKQIEAQGFISPAACYEVRVDLPPSDRLEYAAATDDERYRLAASAPAKIDAVKELIAKHPGERILVIGQYLDQLETLSESLNAPSITGATPIDEREELYRQFREGEISLLVVSKVANFSIDLPEASVAIQVSGSFGSRQEEAQRLGRLLRPKQSGHTASFYTLVARDTIDQDYAQNRQRFLAEQGYSYTIMDADALAA; from the coding sequence ATGTCTGATGGCCCCCTGATCGTCCAGAGCGATCGCACCGTGCTTCTCGAAGTCGCCCACGCCGAGGCCGAGAGCGCCCGCCACGAACTGGCGATCTTCGCCGAGCTCGAGCGTGCCCCCGAGCACATCCACACATATCGCATCACCCGCCTCGGCCTGTGGAATGCCCGCGCTGCCGGTCACACCGCCGAGGACATGCTGGAGACGCTCGACCGCTGGTCCCGCTTCCCCGTGCCGCCGTCGGTGGCCGTCGACCTCCGCGAGACCGTCAACCGATACGGGCGGCTCGTCATCGAGCGCGACGAGGAGGGCACGCTCATCCTGCGCTCCTCCGACCCGGCCGTGCTCACCCAGATCGCGAACAACAGGCGCATCCAGCCGCTGCTGATCGGACATCCGACCCCGGACACCTTCGTCGTCGACGCGTGGGCGCGCGGCCAGATCAAGCAGGAGCTTCTGAAGATCGGCTGGCCGGCCGAGGACCTTGCGGGATACACGCCGGGGACACCGCATCCGATCGAGCTCACCGAAGACGGGTGGCAGATCCGCCCGTACCAGCAGGATGCGGTCGATGCGTTCAGCAAGGACGGCTCGGGGGTCGTGGTGCTCCCCTGCGGCGCCGGCAAGACGATCGTCGGCGCCGGTGCGATGGCCGCGACGAAGACCACCACGCTCATCCTGGTCACCAACACCGTCTCAGCGCGTCAGTGGCGCGACGAGCTGCTCAAGCGCACGAGCCTCACCCCTGAAGAAATCGGTGAGTATTCCGGCCAGGCCAAAGAGGTCAAGCCGGTCACGATTGCGACGTACCAGATCCTCACGGCGAAGCGGAAGGGCGAGTACGCCCACCTCGCACTTCTGGATGCCCTGGACTGGGGTCTCATCGTGTACGACGAGGTGCATCTGCTGCCGGCCCCGGTCTTCAAGCTCACCGCCGACCTGCAGGCCCGCCGCCGGGTCGGCCTCACGGCGACCCTGGTGCGCGAGGACGGCCGCGAGGGCGATGTCTTCAGCCTGATCGGGCCGAAGCGATTCGATGCCCCGTGGAAGCAGATCGAGGCCCAGGGGTTCATCTCCCCCGCGGCCTGCTACGAGGTGCGAGTCGACCTTCCGCCGAGCGACCGCCTGGAGTACGCGGCCGCAACCGACGACGAGCGCTATCGGCTCGCGGCATCGGCCCCGGCGAAGATCGATGCCGTGAAGGAACTGATCGCGAAGCATCCCGGCGAGCGCATCCTCGTGATCGGGCAGTACCTGGATCAGCTGGAGACGCTCTCCGAATCACTGAACGCCCCGTCGATCACCGGCGCGACCCCGATCGACGAGCGCGAGGAACTGTACCGTCAGTTCCGCGAGGGCGAGATCTCGCTGCTCGTGGTGTCGAAGGTCGCGAACTTCTCGATCGATCTGCCGGAGGCGTCCGTCGCCATCCAGGTGTCCGGTTCATTCGGATCCCGCCAGGAGGAGGCCCAGCGCCTCGGTCGCCTGCTGCGCCCGAAGCAGTCGGGACACACCGCGAGCTTCTACACGCTGGTGGCCAGGGACACGATCGATCAGGACTACGCGCAGAACCGTCAGAGGTTCCTCGCCGAGCAGGGCTACAGCTACACGATCATGGATGCGGACGCGCTGGCGGCCTGA
- a CDS encoding WXG100 family type VII secretion target: protein MSVFTVDTEAVQAANSAAHATMARLQGESTTLMAQLGQLQSSWTGSASAAFQTCSEQWRGAQLHVEQVLESIGTALGAAAMQYADADQYSASLFR from the coding sequence ATGTCCGTCTTCACCGTCGACACCGAAGCCGTGCAGGCCGCGAACAGCGCGGCCCACGCCACCATGGCGCGCCTGCAGGGCGAGTCCACCACCCTGATGGCTCAGCTCGGGCAGCTGCAGTCATCGTGGACCGGCAGCGCATCGGCCGCTTTCCAGACCTGCAGCGAGCAGTGGCGCGGCGCGCAGCTGCACGTCGAGCAGGTTCTGGAGTCGATCGGCACGGCCCTCGGCGCTGCCGCCATGCAGTACGCCGACGCCGACCAGTACTCGGCCAGTCTGTTCCGCTGA
- a CDS encoding alpha/beta hydrolase — translation MDTPAFPQGSLRGTWSPPLPDADGFTHTVVETPGLRTHVAAIGEGDAVVLLHGFPQHWWQWRLIAPTIAARGYRVICPDLRGSGWSEADDPGFERDSIRHDLESLLDALGIERAHLISHDLGAVVAGQFAYAHPERVRTAVQIAVPPGFMAFTPRLLPAFAHMPRMLMHREGQSLGWLFGPRYVAHPMSGATVDAYLRVQQRPEVSRAVRALYRGMIIPEVLRLARGTYKRMRLQPPTLAVFGRHDGPFTETLVRRICRDHERRAEHFELAFVEDAAHFVTDDAPAEISELALDWFERADRAA, via the coding sequence ATGGACACACCGGCATTCCCGCAGGGATCCCTCCGAGGGACGTGGTCGCCCCCGTTGCCCGACGCGGACGGGTTCACGCATACGGTGGTCGAGACGCCGGGGCTGCGCACGCACGTCGCCGCCATCGGCGAAGGAGACGCCGTCGTGCTGCTGCACGGTTTCCCGCAGCACTGGTGGCAATGGCGGCTGATCGCCCCGACGATCGCCGCTCGGGGGTACCGCGTGATCTGTCCCGATCTGCGTGGTTCCGGGTGGTCCGAGGCCGACGACCCCGGTTTCGAGCGCGACTCTATCCGGCACGACCTGGAGTCGCTGCTCGACGCCCTGGGGATCGAAAGGGCCCACCTGATCAGCCACGACCTGGGCGCGGTCGTCGCAGGTCAGTTCGCTTACGCGCACCCCGAGCGGGTGCGCACAGCTGTGCAGATCGCGGTGCCACCGGGGTTCATGGCGTTCACACCCCGGCTCCTGCCCGCGTTCGCGCACATGCCGCGGATGCTCATGCACCGCGAGGGCCAGTCGCTGGGCTGGCTGTTCGGTCCCCGATACGTCGCGCACCCGATGAGCGGCGCCACCGTCGACGCCTACCTGCGCGTGCAGCAGCGGCCTGAGGTGAGCCGCGCCGTGCGGGCGCTGTACCGCGGAATGATCATTCCCGAGGTGCTCCGCCTCGCGCGGGGCACGTACAAGAGAATGCGGTTGCAGCCGCCGACGCTCGCCGTGTTCGGGCGGCACGACGGTCCGTTCACCGAGACGCTCGTCCGCAGGATCTGCCGTGACCACGAACGGCGCGCCGAGCACTTCGAACTCGCCTTTGTCGAAGACGCGGCCCACTTCGTTACCGACGACGCTCCGGCCGAGATCTCCGAACTCGCGTTGGACTGGTTCGAGCGCGCGGACAGAGCGGCCTGA
- a CDS encoding cold shock domain-containing protein, giving the protein MPTGKVRFYDDDKGFGFIASDDGQDVFLHASALPAGAAVKAGARVEFGVADGKRGLQALSVRVLEAPPSLAKAQRKPADDMAIIVEDLVKLLDEMGGDLRRGRYPSSGHSRKIAAVLRKVADDLEA; this is encoded by the coding sequence ATGCCCACCGGCAAGGTCAGGTTCTACGACGACGACAAGGGTTTCGGCTTCATCGCCAGCGATGACGGCCAGGACGTGTTCCTGCACGCCTCCGCCCTTCCCGCTGGCGCTGCCGTGAAGGCGGGTGCCCGCGTGGAGTTCGGCGTGGCCGACGGCAAGCGCGGTCTGCAGGCGCTCTCGGTGCGCGTCCTCGAGGCGCCGCCGAGTCTGGCGAAGGCGCAGCGCAAGCCTGCTGACGACATGGCGATCATCGTCGAGGACCTCGTGAAGCTCCTCGACGAGATGGGCGGCGACCTGCGTCGCGGTCGTTATCCTTCCTCCGGCCACAGCCGCAAGATCGCGGCCGTTCTGCGCAAGGTAGCCGATGACCTCGAAGCCTGA
- a CDS encoding DUF3027 domain-containing protein, which produces MTSKPDADARLVGAHDLALEALREITPATTIGPAAGYLLEDDGSVSLRFENRLPGYPGWHWTVTVARVDDEEPTVLEIELLPGDGALLAPEWVPWVERLAEYRAHQVELAEQAAAAAADAPDLDDDADVFDDDADDLDDDELDEDDELDDEDQEADILHAGDLDGVDIDELDESAVDFDDDSDDDDDSDDENDSDDEEE; this is translated from the coding sequence ATGACCTCGAAGCCTGACGCCGACGCGCGTCTCGTCGGCGCTCACGATCTCGCGCTGGAAGCCCTGCGCGAGATCACTCCGGCGACGACGATCGGCCCCGCGGCCGGCTACCTCCTGGAAGACGACGGTTCGGTCTCGTTGCGCTTCGAGAACCGGCTCCCCGGGTATCCGGGTTGGCACTGGACGGTCACGGTCGCTCGCGTCGACGACGAGGAGCCGACGGTCCTCGAGATCGAACTCCTTCCCGGTGACGGCGCGCTTCTCGCACCGGAATGGGTGCCCTGGGTCGAGCGACTCGCCGAGTACCGCGCCCACCAGGTCGAACTCGCCGAGCAGGCGGCTGCCGCGGCTGCCGATGCGCCCGATCTTGACGACGACGCCGATGTCTTCGACGACGACGCCGATGATCTCGACGACGATGAGCTCGATGAAGACGATGAGCTCGACGATGAGGATCAGGAAGCAGACATCCTGCACGCCGGAGACCTCGACGGCGTCGACATCGACGAACTGGATGAGTCGGCGGTCGATTTCGACGACGACTCCGACGATGATGACGACTCCGACGACGAGAACGACTCCGACGACGAAGAGGAATAG
- a CDS encoding response regulator transcription factor: MTAARILVVDDEPNIRDLLSTGLSFAGFSVKTVANGAATISAVLEEEPDLIILDVMLPDMNGFSVTKRLRGAGFTAPILFLTAKDGTDDKIEGLNAGGDDYVTKPFSLDEIVARAQAILRRTMQADEESIIRAGELSMDQDTHDVHVGKEPIELSPTEFKLLRYLMLNPNRVLSKAQILDHVWEYDFNGDAGIVESYISYLRRKIDPHTEESLIQTKRGFGYMLKVGKSG, translated from the coding sequence ATGACAGCAGCGCGCATCCTGGTCGTCGATGACGAACCCAACATCCGCGACCTCCTCTCGACCGGACTGAGCTTCGCCGGATTCTCGGTGAAGACGGTCGCCAACGGCGCCGCCACCATCTCGGCGGTGCTGGAGGAGGAACCCGACCTCATCATCCTCGACGTGATGCTGCCGGACATGAACGGCTTCAGCGTCACCAAGCGCCTTCGCGGCGCCGGTTTCACCGCGCCGATCCTCTTCCTCACCGCCAAGGACGGCACCGACGACAAGATCGAAGGCCTGAATGCCGGCGGCGACGACTACGTCACGAAGCCGTTCAGCCTCGACGAGATCGTGGCGAGGGCGCAGGCGATCCTGCGGCGCACCATGCAGGCCGATGAGGAGTCGATCATCCGCGCCGGCGAGCTTTCGATGGACCAGGACACGCATGATGTCCACGTCGGCAAGGAACCGATCGAGCTGAGTCCGACCGAGTTCAAGCTGCTGCGCTACCTGATGCTCAACCCGAACAGGGTGCTCTCCAAGGCGCAGATCCTCGATCACGTCTGGGAGTACGACTTCAACGGCGACGCCGGCATCGTGGAGAGCTACATCTCCTACCTTCGCCGCAAGATCGACCCGCACACCGAGGAGTCGCTCATCCAGACCAAGCGCGGCTTCGGCTACATGCTGAAGGTCGGCAAATCGGGCTGA
- a CDS encoding TetR family transcriptional regulator, translated as MSSTRERALDAAVTLVGTEGVRALTHGRVDAAASLPPGSTSNHFRTRAALLAGVIEWMAVQERADAGIPEIHSREQLIGALTRMIEAQSGPLAARTRARYALFLEADEDAAGPLRAQRAGMEQWVRGILNELGGEAAAAHTAFLMATGDGLLLHRITVDPEAPIEAAITQAVTAALRA; from the coding sequence GTGAGCAGCACTCGAGAGCGCGCCCTGGATGCCGCGGTGACCCTCGTCGGAACCGAAGGAGTGCGCGCGCTCACCCATGGACGCGTGGATGCCGCCGCGTCCCTCCCGCCCGGATCGACCTCGAATCACTTCCGCACCCGCGCGGCACTGCTCGCCGGCGTGATCGAGTGGATGGCCGTACAGGAGCGAGCGGACGCCGGCATCCCGGAGATCCACAGTCGGGAGCAGCTCATCGGCGCACTGACGCGGATGATCGAGGCCCAATCCGGGCCGCTCGCGGCCAGGACGCGTGCGCGCTACGCCCTGTTCCTCGAAGCCGACGAAGACGCCGCCGGCCCATTGAGGGCGCAGCGTGCGGGCATGGAGCAGTGGGTGCGCGGCATCCTCAACGAACTCGGAGGCGAGGCCGCAGCGGCGCATACCGCCTTCCTGATGGCGACCGGCGACGGGCTCCTGCTGCACCGCATCACTGTGGATCCGGAGGCGCCGATCGAGGCGGCGATCACGCAGGCCGTCACCGCCGCGCTACGTGCATGA